The Geothrix oryzae DNA window CATGGGCGTGGCGAAGTGGCGGCCGTTCTTCTTCGTCCAGAAGTGCTCGTGGCCGCCCTTCTCGTCGAAGGGCACGAAGCGCCGGAAGGCGCGCACCATCGGGTTCTGCGTGGGATCCGACTCCGAATCCTTCAGCAGCAGCATCTTCACGCCCGTGTAGATCAGGAAGGCGCCGAAGACATACATCATCCACTCGAAGCGGTTCAGCAGCGCCGTGCCCGCCAGGATCATGGCGGCGCGCATGATGAGGGCCCCGAACACGCCCCAGAACAGCACCCGGTGCTGGTGCCTCAGGTCCACCTGGAAGCTCTGGAACACGAGGACGAACACGAAGAGGTTGTCCACGCTGAGCGACTTCTCCAGCACATAGCCCGTGAACCACTCCAGCCCCTTCTGCGTGCCCTCCGCCTGGAAGATCAGCAGGTTGAAGATGAGGGCCAGGGTGATCCACACCGCGCTCCAGATCCCCGCCTCCCGCATGGAGGGCGCGTGAACCCGCCGGTTGAAGACGCCCAGATCCAGGGCAAGCATGAGGAACACGAAAGCATGGAAGCCCACCCAGGCCCACCAGGGAGCGGCTTGCAACAGTGCGTCGACCAAGAAACCTCCAGACCTTCCAGCTTAACGAACCGGGGAAGGGGGGGCCCCTCCCCGCTCGCCCGCGCCCTGTCCTGTCATTGCACCCGCTCTTGCACCTGTCCTTGCGCCTGCCGTTGCGCCCCGCCGGGGCCATGGCCGATCATGGCCCCGTGAGCCTCCCCCGCCTCTTCCTCGATGTCCCGCCCCCGGCGCCCGCTGCCGAGAACCTGGCCGTGCCCCTGGGGGCCGAGGCCGCGCGCCACCTCAAGGCCCTGCGCCTGAAGCCCGGCGCGGCCCTGGAGCTGGTGCTGGCCGACCAGGTCTGGACCGCCGACTTGGCGGAGCTGGACCGCGGCCAGGCCGTGGCGCGTCTGGTGGCCCCCCTGCGCGAGGATCGCGAACCGCCGGTGGCCTTGGTGGCCTGCCTGCCCATCCCCGCCCAGCTGAGCCTCTTCGACGAGTGGCTGCCGCCCCTGGTGGAGCTGGGCGTCACGCTGATCCAGCCCGTGGTCTATGCCCGCAGCGAGTTCGACGCCGCCAAGACCGCCGCCCGCATGGAGCGCTGGGCCCGCCTGATCCAGTCCGCCTGCGAGCAGAGCCACCGCAGCCGCCGCCCCGAGCTGCGGGCCCCGATCCCCTTCGCGGGCCTGCCCGCCTGGGAGGCCCCCCAGAAATGGGTGGCCTACGAGCTGGCCACGGGGGAGGCGAACCCCGCCTTCCGCCGCGAGGCCCTGGCCTTCACCAGCGGTCCCGAGGGCGGCATCACCGAGGCCGAGTTCGCGGCCCTGGCCGCCGCCGGCTGGGCCCCCGTGAGCCTGGGCCGCAGCATCCTCCGGGCCGTCACGGCCCCCGTGGCCCTCCTGGGGGCGGTGCAGTTCGAGCTGGGAAGGCCCTGAGGGCCCGGTCACACCCGATCAAATAATTTATAAATATTAAAAATGAATGATTTGGACCGCTCAAGAATGCGCCCGCGCCGCCGATGAGTCTCTTTGTGCCCGGTCCGGCGTGCGTTCGGACGGCCCCGAGGAGAATCTTCCATGAAGCTTGTGACCCTTCTGTCTGCCGCCGCCCTGATGACCGCCTCCCTGTCCGCCGGTGACTACGATGCCCTGGGCAAGGCCATGCGCTCCACCTGGCCCCAGATGTCCACCGTCGCCGTGGTCTGCGACTCCGCCCACAGCAAGGGCGCTGTGGATGCCATCAGCGGCGCCATGACCGGCATGAAGATCATCGTCATCGATGTGAAGGGCCCCCAGGACATGGGCAAGGCCCTCGGCACCCTCGGCGGCCGCCGCCCCGATGCGGTGGTGCTGGTGGCGGGCGACAAGGTGGCCGGCGACGGCACCAGCGCCGCCTCCTTCCTGATCCAGCGCATGGCCGCCTCCAAGGTCCCCACCCTGGCCACCACCGAGGCGGGCGTCCGCCAGGGCGCGGTGCTCGGCGTGGGCCCCGGCACCGGCGGCAAGCTCCTGGGCAATGCCAAGGTGGCGGGTGTGGCCGGCGTGAGCCTCCCCGCCAACGCCAGCCAGATCTAAGGCCCGGATCTAACCCGGCCACACCACATCATGCGAGGTATGCTGGAGGCTCCCCCGGGAGCCTCCATGCGTGTACCGCCGCCCTTCCTGGCCGCCGGCCTTCTCCTTCCGGCCGCCCTGCTTGCCCAGAGCCCGGCGGAGCCTCCCCAGGCCACGACCCAGGCCAAGCACCCGGCCGCGATCCAGGAAGCCCCCCTCCGCGCCCACCTGGCCTTCCTGGCCGATGACCTGCTGGAGGGCCGCGGCACGGGCCAGCGCGGGGCCGAACTCACCGTGCGCTACCTGGAGACCCAGCTGAAGGCCCTGGGGCTGCGCCCCGCCAAGGGCGACAGCTACCGGCAGCCCGTGTCCCTGCTGGGCCTGCGCACCCTCACGGGCCGCAGCACCCTCAGCTTCCTGGGCGGCGGGGCCTGCGCCACGCCGGCCTTCGGCACCGACATCGTCTACGGGGCCGGGCTCGACCGCGCCGAGCAGGCCTTCGATGCCCCCGTGGTCTTCGTGGGCTACGGCATCAGTTCGGCCCTCGACCGCTGGGACGACTACAAGGGCCTGGATGTGAAGGGCAAGGTGCTGCTCATGCTGGTGAACGAGCCCGCGCCCACCGCCGAGGAGCCCCACCTCTTCGACGGCCCCGACCTCAGCTACCAGGGCCGCTGGACCTACAAGTTCGAGGAGGCCGCCCGGCACGGCGCCCTGGGCGTGCTGCTGGTCCACACCACCCCCGCCGCCAGCTACGGCTGGCCCGTGGTGCGCAACGGCTGGGATGCCGAGCGCTTTCAGCTGGCCCAGGGCCCCCTGGGCACGCCCCTCCAGGGCTGGGTCACCGAGGATCTGGCCCGCGCCCTCGCCAAGCAGGGCGGGCAGGAGCTGGACGCCCTGCGGGCCCAGGCCCAGCGCCGCGACTTCCGCCCCGTGGCCCTCGACCTGCGCCTGAAGGGCACCCTCCACAGCGCCGTGCGCACCGTGACGCAGTTCAATGTGGCGGGCGTGGTGCCCGGCACCGACCCGGCCCTGAAGGCCGAAACGGTGATCTATTCCGCCCACTGGGATCACCTGGGCCGCGGCACCTCGGCCGACACCCACCCCGGCCACGACGACATCTACAACGGCGCCGTGGACAACGCCTCGGGCTGCGCGGCCCTGCTGGCCATGGCCCAGACGGCCCTGCACGCGCCCGCCAGGCGCAGCCAGATGTTCCTCTTCGTCTGCGGCGAGGAGCAGGGTCTGCTCGGCTCGAAGGCCTACGCCGCCGATCCCCTCTGGCCCCTGGCGAAGACCGCCGCCGACCTGAATCTGGACAGCCTCAACTTCGTGGCCCCCACCCGGGACATCGGCCTGCCCTTCGCCAACCGCAGCACCCTGGGCGACCTGGGCGTGGCCGTGGCCAAGGCCTCGGGCCTGACGGTGGCCCCCCCGCGCCCCGACCTGGGCGGCGGCTACTTCCGCTCCGATCACTTCAGCTTCGTGCAGGCCGGCGTGCCCGCCCTCTCCGTGGGCGGCGGCCGCGACTACCTGGGCGCCGACCCCGCCGCCCTGAAGGCCAAGGCCGCCGCCTACGGCAAGCGCTACCACCAGGTCACCGACGAATACGACCCCACCTGGGACCTGCGCGGCATGGTGCAGCAGACCCAGTTCACCTTCGACCTGGGCCAAGCCGTGGCCAACGCCCCCACCAAGCCCTCGTTCAAGTCCGCCCGCTAAAACACGCGAAAACCCGGCCCTTCCCTCGCCAGTCCTTCGAGTATCCTGGGGCGAATCCCCCAGGAGCCCGAGATGTCGGCTCAGCCCCAACCTGTCGAGCGGTCAAGCGTGATGGGATTCGTTTGCCTGCATTTAGGTGTGCGTCATTCTTGGCGATACCATCCATCCAAGGCATCTTCAATATTTATACTGCATTCAAGCCCTCTTAGGCGATAACTCCGCACAGCGGGGCTAGTCATCTAATTCATAGTTAGGCTATAATATATGAGACTAAACTACAAAACAGGAGAGGCACATGATTTTCCCCGAAATAAAATACCTCTACAAATATATGCCGTTCACTACAAATACCGTTACAGCTCTTGTGAATAAAAAATTTTGGTGTTCAAAACCAGAAAACTTTAATGACCCTCTGGACTGCGGATTGAGGCTGCTATCAGTAATGAGTAAAGCCGCCTTTATACTTGCGAATGAAGATCTGCTTCGGCTGGCACGAGAAAGAAAGAATGAAAAAGCTGTACGTGTACTTTCTAAGCTTTTAAGGGAGCTCAAACATTCTAAGATACAACCAGATGAACTTATCAATTATCTAGCCGAAAAAAGAAGTGCGGGTTATGCCAAAGAATTGCAGGAAATTGGGATTCTAAGCCTCAGTGAAGTCAACGACAACATATTAATGTGGTCACATTATGCAGAGCAACATCATGGCTTATGTGTTGAATTTTTGCGATCTGAAGGTAATGATCTTGCAATTAATGAAAAAACTCTTCCAATACGCTATTCAATTAAGAAGCCAGAAATCGCAGTAGATGAATTAGTATTGGGAGACGACAGTCTAAAGAAAGAAATTAGGCGTAGCTTAATTTATACCAAATCGAATGATTGGTCCTATGAAAGAGAATGGCGATTAATTGTTGAAAAAGGAAATATTGCAGCAGATATAAATTCACAAATAACATCTATAATATTTGGATTCAAAATGCCGATTCCGCAAAGAATCACTCTTTATAATATTTTAAAAAATGGAGCATCGATAAAATTTAAAGAAGCCATTCTAAAACCAGACAATTTCGGCCTAGATATTGTTCCAATTGATCCAGAAAAGTACTTACATCCTGAGCCACCAGTCGATACACCTACCAAAGCTAGAACCACTCCGACAAAAATATCCAAATTAGCCACCAAACGCTCAATTCCAACTAAAACCACCAAACCTCCAATGCGTTCTAAAAAGTGACGCAATCTCATGCCTAACCCTGCGCTCAACTCGGACCCCGCCTGCATTGCCTTCATCCACTCTCAATCTCTAATGTCCTCATCTATGTTCAGTGCCTCGATGGGGGCAGGTCTGGTTTGCTTAATTTAGTAGACAGAGCCTGATTCCAGACCCCCGACCTGGAGGTCTTCGCCCATGTTCCTCCCCCTTCCGCCCCCTCCAGCCCAAGTGCCGGTCCAGGCCTCCGTCCCGGCCCCGGCCAGCCAGGCCTCTGCAGAACTCCCCCTGCTGCCGGGCTCGGATCCGCGGGTGCTGGGGGCCTACCGGTGGACCCTGGCCCACTCGCCCAGCCTGCGGCAGCTGGTGCGGCAGCTGGCGGCGGCGGAGCGGAAGGCCCGCTACCGGCTGGTGCCGGGGCTGGAGCCGAACTACGGTCGCCTGCTGGTGCTCCCCACGGAGAGCGAGTACGAGGTGGATGTGCAGGTCCCCATCCTGGCCTGGAACCGCTGCGGCGATGCCCTGGAGCCCTGGATCGCCAGCGCCCTCTACCTGGCCCTGGAGACCGCCGCCAAGGGGAAGTTCCGGGCCACCCGGGATGAGCACCGCCTGCTGTTCCTGAAGGAGACCATGCAGGGCGCCTTCGCCTTCCAGGCCCAGGTGCGCCGCGAGCTGGCCCTGGCCGACCCGGTGCGCCTGAAGGACCTGCCAGACGGGAGGAAGCTCTACGACTCGGGCTTCGCCCCCGCGCGGGATCCCTCGGGCAGCCCCCGGCGCCGCGAGTTGCCCGCCGAGGCCTCCGCCGGCGCGTTCGGGGGCGTGCCCTTCGCGGTGCCTCCCCCGCCGCCCCCCGCCGAGGCCGGCGGGCTGCCCCTGGCGCCTGGATCGGATCCCCAGATCCTGGGGGCCTACCGGTGGACCGTGGCCCACTCCCCCAGCCTGCAGGCGGCCATCCAGCGGCTGGCCGCGGCCGACCGCAAGGCCCGCTACCGGCTCACGCCGGGGCTGGACGCCCACTACGGCCGCCTGCGCGTGCAGGCCACGGACGAGGAGTACGAGGTCGAGGTCCAGGTGCCGATCCTGCCCTGGAGCCGCTGCGGCGACGCCCTGGAGCCCTGGATCGCCAGCGCCCTCTACCTGGCCCTGGAAACCGCCGCCAAGGGGAAGGTCCAGGAGACCGACGACGAGAACCGCCTGCGCTTCCTGCGGGAGACCCGGAACGCAGCCTTCACCTTCCAGGCCCAGGTGCGCCGCGAGCTGGTGCTCGCCGACCCCGAGCGCCTGAAGGACCTGCCCAATGGGGAGGCCCTGTACGACGCGGGCTTCGCCCCTCCGAAGGATCCCCCGGGCGGCCCCCAACGCCGGGCCCTCCCGCCGCTGCCGCCGGATCCGCCGTTGCCATTGCCGTTGCCGCCGCTGGCGCCGGGGCCGCGCTAACCTGACTCCGGTCTTTCCCGGAGCCCCCATGAAGCTCAAGCTCACCAGCGTGTTCGTGCAGAATCAGGCCGCGGCGCTGCGGTTCTACACCGAGACCCTCGGCTTCGTGAAGAAGGCCGACATCCCCATGGGCGAGGTCCGCTGGCTGACGGTGGTCTCCCCGGAGGGCCCCGACGACCTGGAGCTGCTGCTGGAGCCTCTGGGCCATCCGGCCGCCCCCACCTTCCAGGCGGCCATGTTCGAGGCGGGGATCCCCCTGGCGGCCTTCGCCACGGAGGACATCCAGGCGGACTACCAGCGGCTGCTGGGGCAGGGCGTGACCTTCCGCATGCCCCCCACCGAGGCCGGGCCGGCCACCGTGGCCGTGTTCGAGGACACCTGCGGGAACCTGCTCCAGCTGTACCAGGTCTAGTGGCGGCGGACCGCGAAGGCCTGGAAGCCCTCGCCCTCCCAGCGCAGGGGGTGGGGCCGGAAGAAGGCGGTGGTGGCGCCATCGGAATCAGCCCCCAAAGCCGCGGGCCAGACGGCGGCGGGGCGCAGCTCCGGCCGGGCCTCGGCCAGCCACTCGCGATGGGCCTCGCCCTCCTCGGGCAGCCAGGAGCACACGGCGAAGATCAGCAGCCCGCCCGGGGCCAGGCGGTCGGCCGCGGCGGCCAGCAGGCGGCGCTGGAGGCCCGTCAGCCGGGGCAGGTCGTCGTGGGCCAGCCAGGGCCACTCGGGGTGCTTCTGCAGGGTGCCGCTGCCGCTGCAGGGCGCATCCAGCAGGATGAGGTCGAAGGTGGCGTCGGTGGTTTCGAGCCACTCGGCGGCGTCGGCCTGGATCACCTGGGCCTCGAGGCCCCGCTGCTGGAGGGTCTGCCGCAGCCGGGCCACGCGGCGGGGATGCACCTCCAGGGCCGTGAGCGCGGCGCCGGGGTGGCGCAGGGCCAGGGTGGTGGTCTTGCCGCCGGGGGCGGCGCAGGCATCGAGGATGCGGGTGACGGGCCGGTCCCAGGCATAGGCCAGCAGGGCCTGGGAGCTGCGGTCCTGCACCATCCCTTGGGCCGCTTCCAGCCAGGGGCGGGGGAAGGGGGCCTCGTCCGCCAGGCGGAGGCAGCCCGGCAGGTCGGCATCCGGCGTGAGGCCTTCGGGGGCCTCGCCCACCAGCAGGCGGAAGGCGGGGCGGGGGGGCCGCTGCAGGCGGGTCCAGAGGGTTTCCAGCTCGGCTTCAGCCTGATGAGGGGCCAGGGCCGCCCGCAGGGCCCGCTCGGCGGCGGCGGGACGGTCCAGGGTGGCGGGCAGGGCATCCAGCGCGGCGGCCAGGGCCGCGCGGTCCTTGGCGGCCCGGCGCAGCAGGGCGTTCACCAGCCCCTTGTGAGGCACGAAGCCCAGGTCGCGGTCCGCCGCCAGATCCACGGATTCGTTCACGGCGGCGTGGTTGCTGACGCCGGGCAGCCAGGCCAGCTGGGCCAGCCCCATGGCCAGGGTCACCCGGGTGCCCAGGGGCACGCCGCGGCTGGGATCCTTGAGCTGGGGCGTCACCCAGGCCTGGAGCCGGCCCCAGCGCCGCAGGCAGAGGCCGAGCAGGGCCTGGGCCAGGTGCGCATCCTCACCCAGGTCGCGGTCCCAGATGTCCGGCACCCGGCCCTTCTCCCCGAAGACCTCGTGCAGGGCGTGGGCGACATGGAGGCGGGCGGGCGTGGGCATGGGGCTCCGAAAGGCAGAACCCCGATTATCCCGCGTTGGGGCCTACAGCTCCTTGAGGATTTCCGCCTTCTTGGCCTCGTAGTCCTTCTTGTCCAGCAGGCCCTTCTTGTAGAGCTCCTGGAGCTTCTGCAGGCGCGCCTCGGGGCTGGCCTGGGCGGCGGGTCGACCCTCGGGCCTTGATTCGGACTTGGGTTCGGACTTGGGCTCGGATTTCGGCTCAGGCCTTGATTCAAACTTGGCCTCGGCCCGGGCCGGGGTGGTTTCCGCGCGGCGCAGGGCCTCCTGCAGGCCGATGGCGTCCTGGCACTCCCGCAGGGCCGTCTGGAAGATGCTGGCGTCGGGCTGCATGTCCAGGGCGGCGCGGAGGTAGGGCAGGGCCTCCTCGTACTGGCCCTGGCTGAAGCGGATGATGCCGACATTGTATTGGGCCCGGGGGTAGTACTTGGGCTTCTGGCCCTTGTCCCGCTTCGACTGCTCCAGGCCGTCCAGGGCCAGCTCCAGGGCGCCGCGCAGGTCGCGGGCCTTGAGGCGGTCGTGGGCCCTGGCCATGCCGAAGACCTCGTCGTCGAAGAAGGTGAGCTTCCGCACCTCGCTCCAGGCCAGCAGCATGCGCAGCACCTTCACCTTGGCGGTCTCGAAGGCCAGGCGCCGCACCTCGGAATCGCGAGGATAGGCGGGAAAGCCCTCGTACGAGGTGTTGCTCAGGCTCGGGGCGTCCTCCAGGCGCTGGGCGCCGAAGACGCGGCCGGTGCTGAGATCCAGCACCTGCACCGTGGCGCTGAAATCCAGGCTGGTGATGCTGGTCCGCTTGATGCGCACGATCTCCTGCTTGGTCTTGTAGTCGGTGCTGCGCTCCTCCTTGGCGGACTGGTTGCGGCTGAGGTCAGAGCGGTTCACATTCACGATCACCAGCACGCTGGGGCCCAGCAGCTTGCCCAGCTTGGCGATGGTGGCGGGCTCCACGAAGCCGCTGGCGCCCAGCTCCTGCTCCTTCAGCACCGCGTCGAGGTGGGCGCGGTCCACCACCTCCACCTGGCGGCTCTGCACCAGGTCGGCGGTGAGGGCGTCGGCCAGCTCGCGGGAGTTGAGGTCGCGGGAGGGCGCGAAGGCCAGGCGCTCCACCTTGAGCCCCAGGCCCGGCGGATGGACCACCGTCACCTCGACCTTGGGGTTGGCCAGCTCGCTCCAGAACTGGGCCTGGACGGGCAGGGACAGCAGGGCCAGGGTCGTGGGGATCAGCAGCCGCATGGGGACTCCGGAAGGCCGTCCCAGGCTAGCATGTGGCGGGCTGTGGCATTCTGGGCGCAGGCTTCCCGAGGAGCACCCCATGGCCCACCGCTATCCCCTCACCCTCGCCTGGACCGGCAGCACCCACGACGCTTCCTACACCCGCAACGCCACCGTCACCGCCCCCGGCAAGCACCCCCTCGCCGTCAGCAGCGCGGCGGAATACGCGGGCGAGGTCACCCGCTGGAACCCCGAGGATCTGCTGGGCTCGGCCCTCGCCACCTGCCACATGCTCACCTTCCTGGCCCTCTGCGCCAAGGCGAAGGTCGAGGTGGTGGGCTACGAGGACCACGCCGAATCGGTGCTGGACACCGTGGACAAGGTCACGCGCATCACCCAGGTGCACCTCCGCCCGGTCATCCGCGTGCCCCGCGGCACCAGCATGGCCAAGGTGGTGGAGCTCTTCGAGAAGGCCCACAAGTACTGCTTCGTGGCCAATTCCGTCACCTGCGAGGCGGTGATGGAGCCGCGCGTCGTGGAGGTCTAAGCCCCCCGTGCGCTGTCCCTTCTGCGGTCACCTGGAGGACAAGGTGGTGGACTCCCGGGAGTCCCGCGAGGGCGACTCCATCCGCCGCCGCCGGGAGTGCCTGTCCTGCGCCCGCCGTTTCACCAGCTACGAGCGGGTGGAGGAGGTGCCGCTGGTGATCCTCAAGAAGGATGGGCGGCGCGAACCCTTCGACCGCCAGAAGGTCATGAAGGGCCTGCTGCTGGCCTGCCAGAAGCGGCCCGTGTCCCTGGCCCGCATCGAGCAGCTGGTGGGCGACCTGCAGGCCCGGCTCATGGAGCGCCCGGACCGCGAGATCCGCAGCCGCGAGCTGGGCGAGCTGATCATGGACGAGCTGAAGGGCCTCGACCAGGTGGCCTATGTGCGCTTCGCCAGCGTCTACCGCGACTTCAAGGACCTGCCGGACTTCGTGAAGGCCTTGGAGGGCCTCATGCACAAGGAGGCCGCCACGGGGCGCGCGGCCCCGGTCTCCACATCGATTCCGGCGCCGCCTTCGGCCCCGCCCGCGCCGGAGCCCTCCAAATCGGCCAAGCCCGTGCCCCAGGCGCTGTTCCCGGGCGAGGCCGAGGCCCCGGTGCTGAGGACGCGGAAAAAGTAGCGGTATTCTATAAGGCCGAGGTTTTCCGTGGCCGACGATGTACTCCTGCCCCCCCCGCCCGACGAATCCCCCAAGCTGCCGGAAGAATTGCCGGTGCTGCCCTTGCGGGATGTGGTGGTCTACCCCTATGTGATCCTGCCGCTGAGCGTCAGCCGCGAGAAGTCCATCCGGGCCGTGGATACGGCCCTGGTGGAGAACCGCATGATCCTCCTGCTCTC harbors:
- a CDS encoding TerC family protein, with the translated sequence MVDALLQAAPWWAWVGFHAFVFLMLALDLGVFNRRVHAPSMREAGIWSAVWITLALIFNLLIFQAEGTQKGLEWFTGYVLEKSLSVDNLFVFVLVFQSFQVDLRHQHRVLFWGVFGALIMRAAMILAGTALLNRFEWMMYVFGAFLIYTGVKMLLLKDSESDPTQNPMVRAFRRFVPFDEKGGHEHFWTKKNGRHFATPMLLVLITIEVTDLVFAVDSIPAVLAVSRDPFVVYTSNIFAIMGLRSLYFLLAKMMDRFHRLKTGLAVVLSFVGVKMCIAEWVHIPVQYSLLVIASVLAGSVVASLAWPAEQGGTE
- a CDS encoding RsmE family RNA methyltransferase → MHLSLRLPLRPAGAMADHGPVSLPRLFLDVPPPAPAAENLAVPLGAEAARHLKALRLKPGAALELVLADQVWTADLAELDRGQAVARLVAPLREDREPPVALVACLPIPAQLSLFDEWLPPLVELGVTLIQPVVYARSEFDAAKTAARMERWARLIQSACEQSHRSRRPELRAPIPFAGLPAWEAPQKWVAYELATGEANPAFRREALAFTSGPEGGITEAEFAALAAAGWAPVSLGRSILRAVTAPVALLGAVQFELGRP
- a CDS encoding M28 family peptidase codes for the protein MRVPPPFLAAGLLLPAALLAQSPAEPPQATTQAKHPAAIQEAPLRAHLAFLADDLLEGRGTGQRGAELTVRYLETQLKALGLRPAKGDSYRQPVSLLGLRTLTGRSTLSFLGGGACATPAFGTDIVYGAGLDRAEQAFDAPVVFVGYGISSALDRWDDYKGLDVKGKVLLMLVNEPAPTAEEPHLFDGPDLSYQGRWTYKFEEAARHGALGVLLVHTTPAASYGWPVVRNGWDAERFQLAQGPLGTPLQGWVTEDLARALAKQGGQELDALRAQAQRRDFRPVALDLRLKGTLHSAVRTVTQFNVAGVVPGTDPALKAETVIYSAHWDHLGRGTSADTHPGHDDIYNGAVDNASGCAALLAMAQTALHAPARRSQMFLFVCGEEQGLLGSKAYAADPLWPLAKTAADLNLDSLNFVAPTRDIGLPFANRSTLGDLGVAVAKASGLTVAPPRPDLGGGYFRSDHFSFVQAGVPALSVGGGRDYLGADPAALKAKAAAYGKRYHQVTDEYDPTWDLRGMVQQTQFTFDLGQAVANAPTKPSFKSAR
- a CDS encoding DUF2971 domain-containing protein, with product MIFPEIKYLYKYMPFTTNTVTALVNKKFWCSKPENFNDPLDCGLRLLSVMSKAAFILANEDLLRLARERKNEKAVRVLSKLLRELKHSKIQPDELINYLAEKRSAGYAKELQEIGILSLSEVNDNILMWSHYAEQHHGLCVEFLRSEGNDLAINEKTLPIRYSIKKPEIAVDELVLGDDSLKKEIRRSLIYTKSNDWSYEREWRLIVEKGNIAADINSQITSIIFGFKMPIPQRITLYNILKNGASIKFKEAILKPDNFGLDIVPIDPEKYLHPEPPVDTPTKARTTPTKISKLATKRSIPTKTTKPPMRSKK
- a CDS encoding VOC family protein — encoded protein: MKLKLTSVFVQNQAAALRFYTETLGFVKKADIPMGEVRWLTVVSPEGPDDLELLLEPLGHPAAPTFQAAMFEAGIPLAAFATEDIQADYQRLLGQGVTFRMPPTEAGPATVAVFEDTCGNLLQLYQV
- a CDS encoding RsmB/NOP family class I SAM-dependent RNA methyltransferase, with the protein product MPTPARLHVAHALHEVFGEKGRVPDIWDRDLGEDAHLAQALLGLCLRRWGRLQAWVTPQLKDPSRGVPLGTRVTLAMGLAQLAWLPGVSNHAAVNESVDLAADRDLGFVPHKGLVNALLRRAAKDRAALAAALDALPATLDRPAAAERALRAALAPHQAEAELETLWTRLQRPPRPAFRLLVGEAPEGLTPDADLPGCLRLADEAPFPRPWLEAAQGMVQDRSSQALLAYAWDRPVTRILDACAAPGGKTTTLALRHPGAALTALEVHPRRVARLRQTLQQRGLEAQVIQADAAEWLETTDATFDLILLDAPCSGSGTLQKHPEWPWLAHDDLPRLTGLQRRLLAAAADRLAPGGLLIFAVCSWLPEEGEAHREWLAEARPELRPAAVWPAALGADSDGATTAFFRPHPLRWEGEGFQAFAVRRH
- a CDS encoding CsgG/HfaB family protein — protein: MRLLIPTTLALLSLPVQAQFWSELANPKVEVTVVHPPGLGLKVERLAFAPSRDLNSRELADALTADLVQSRQVEVVDRAHLDAVLKEQELGASGFVEPATIAKLGKLLGPSVLVIVNVNRSDLSRNQSAKEERSTDYKTKQEIVRIKRTSITSLDFSATVQVLDLSTGRVFGAQRLEDAPSLSNTSYEGFPAYPRDSEVRRLAFETAKVKVLRMLLAWSEVRKLTFFDDEVFGMARAHDRLKARDLRGALELALDGLEQSKRDKGQKPKYYPRAQYNVGIIRFSQGQYEEALPYLRAALDMQPDASIFQTALRECQDAIGLQEALRRAETTPARAEAKFESRPEPKSEPKSEPKSESRPEGRPAAQASPEARLQKLQELYKKGLLDKKDYEAKKAEILKEL
- a CDS encoding OsmC family protein — encoded protein: MAHRYPLTLAWTGSTHDASYTRNATVTAPGKHPLAVSSAAEYAGEVTRWNPEDLLGSALATCHMLTFLALCAKAKVEVVGYEDHAESVLDTVDKVTRITQVHLRPVIRVPRGTSMAKVVELFEKAHKYCFVANSVTCEAVMEPRVVEV
- the nrdR gene encoding transcriptional regulator NrdR, yielding MRCPFCGHLEDKVVDSRESREGDSIRRRRECLSCARRFTSYERVEEVPLVILKKDGRREPFDRQKVMKGLLLACQKRPVSLARIEQLVGDLQARLMERPDREIRSRELGELIMDELKGLDQVAYVRFASVYRDFKDLPDFVKALEGLMHKEAATGRAAPVSTSIPAPPSAPPAPEPSKSAKPVPQALFPGEAEAPVLRTRKK